ATGCGGCGGACGCAATCGTCTCCGCAGCTGCGTTGCTCACTTGCCGTCGTACGCTCGACGGCCTCGCCGACTGCTTCGTTGAAGAGCGGAATGTCGGTCGGGGCGCTGTTTCCATTCGGTGGGATCATTTCCAACAGGATCCGGTCGTTTATGTTcgaggcggaggaggaggaagagtcgGCGAGCGCCGGCGAACTGAGGCTGGTGGAGGAGATCGAGGCCGATGCGGGAACGGAGATCCGCCAGCGCGCGAATTGGGTGTCTCGGATCTTGGAACTCCGGCGAAGGTGGAGGGATCGGCAGCGGCGGCAGCAGCAGCCGAGCGACGCGAAGGGAGAAGACGAAGTCGAAAGGGAGGTGGCTGGGGAGGAGGACGGGTATTGCGGCGTGAGCTACGACGACATGTCGCCGGAGGAGGCGAACGGGAATCAGGGCGAGTGGGATCGGGAATCGTTTGCGAGGTTGCTGCAGCCGGCGGCGTGGTCCGACACGATGCTCTTCTCCCAACTCGCGTTCCTCTGCACCAAGGCGTACAAGATCGCGGACATCAAGGTGAAAGCTCTCCCTTCAATCTCGACCCTCCATTTCAATTCCAACGGCTTTCGTTTTTCCACAGACTCGCAGCTATCCCACAACTGCCTAACAATTTGGAATTTTTTTCCGCAAATttaaatgtttatttattatgcatgtGACCACGTACCCATTCTTTATGTCGATTTGTCGTGACGCGTATGAGGGCCCAATTAATTCATTAATGGGCTGTATTGGGCCGGACATGGTAGGTGGAGGAGTTGCGCGCTTGGTACGGACTCGAGTTCGTGACCTCGTCCTTGGAGACGAAGTCGGCGGCCGCCATCAGGGCCAAGCTCGAGGTCGACTCCACGCGGCCCCCGCCGTCTTCCCCCGTCGCCTCCTCCCTCGCTTACGAGGTCGCGGCCTCCGCCGCCTCCTACGTCCACTCCGGCGCCAAGGTAAACGTTCCTCTCGCCGGCGGAAGCGGGGTCGTTGGAAGCTGCTTCCCTTCCGAGTCCTGCAGTGATGCGGGGACTACGAACATCCGCAGCTACAAGAATCCCGAGGTAGCCGCGTGCGTGGCAGCGTCGACGATGACGGCCGTGGTGGCGGCGGAGGCGGCGGTGAGGCAGGAGGCTGCGAAGGATCTCCGCTCCCTCCATTCCTCCCCCTGCGAGTGGTTCGTGTGCGACGAAGCGCGCTCGCGCACCCGCTGCTTTGTGATCCAGGTGCGTTGACGCGACACTCTGCTACTAAAAAAAGGGACTCCTTTCGTCTTCTACAACGCATTGGCTCTCATTCCTCAGGGATCCGACTCGCTGGCTTCTTGGCAAGCAAATCTGTTCTTCGAGCCTACCAAATTCGAGGTAAACTGAATCTCTTTCATTCCTAATCCGTTGCAAGCTCATCGAAATCGACGTTTTTCACGAGCAGAGGATGGATGTTCTTGTTCACCGGGGGATCTACGAAGCGGCTAAGGGCATATACGAGCAATTCCTTCCGGAGGTCGCGGAACACCTCCGTCGATACGGCGACGGCGCCAGGTTTCGTTTCACTGGCCATTCCTTGGGCGGCAGCCTCTGCATCCTCGTCGCCTTCATGCTGCTGGCTCGAGGCAACGTGGAGCGCCGCCATCTCCACCCGGTCGTCACCTTCGGGACGCCGTCCGTGTTCTGCGGCGGCGAGAGGGTCCTGCAGGCGTTGGGCTTGGACGACGGCTTCGTCCTCTCCGTCATGATGCACCTCGACATCGTCCCCAGAGCCTTCTCCTGCGACTACCCCGACCAGGTCGCTCAGCTCCTCAAGCGGCTCAACGGCGCCTTTCGATCCCATCCTTGCCTTAACAATCAGGCACTCTTCCTGCTACAATCTTTACTCCCGTCAATTGGATTGCTATTAACTTGTGATTTGGTGTTGCAGAAAGTACTGTATTCTCCTCTTGGCCGGACGTACATCCTCCAGCCGGACGACCAGTCCTCTCCCTACCACCCTCTTCTGCCGCAAGACTCCGCCCTCTACGTGTTCGACGGGAAGCACACCGGCAAAGAAGAAGGTCCATCGCAAGCCGCGGCTGCCTCCGCCAGCGCGCTGCGAGCCTTCATCAACTCTCCCCATCCATTGGAGACGCTGAGCGACCCCCGGGCCTACGGCTCCGAGGGCACCATCCTCCGCGACCACGACTCGAGCAATTACGCGAGGGCGATCGCCGGCCTGATTCGGCGGCACAACAAGCACCTCCGGAGGAGGTCAAGGAAGCAGCGGCTGGAGCAGTGGTGGCCGCTCCTCACCTCTGCCGCTGCCGGCTCCTGCGCAGGTCATCAAAATCCGATCTTGCAGAAGCCTGCGCAGCTGGTGCCCAACGAAGTGGCCATTACCACTACCAAAGGGTTTTGAGCAGGCTCACAATCTGCTCTACATTGATTCTTGATATATACATGGACGAATAGATCAGTTGTTGCAATAGAGGATCGATGGTTCCCTCTTTGTAAAGCGCATAACTAAGTGGAAATATTGATACAGTCATGTCCAGTGAAAATTTTTTGTAGTGTCCGATCGATCACCTCGATCACCTTTAAAATTAGTCGGATCGTAAGAACAGAATACCTAACATGATTTATGTACGAACCTCTCGAAGCACTTTCTTGGCGATATCAGTGCTTTATGAATCAAGTGTCATCGATATCATCCACATTAAGTCTACCGCCGGGAGGCTGGAAGGAAGCTCCTTCAAGCTATTCATCCCTTTCCATTTCCCCCTGGACAAGTGACTCATGGAGTACTTTGTCGAAAAAGTTGAGCTAACCCTACAAGATCCTCACAAGCTGTATGTGAAAATTACCTCCGAACACTGAGTTTTGCATTGAAAAACTTCGACAACTTGATGTAACTCCATAATATAACAGCAACTCTGAATAGATACCTTCatctaatttgaaatgcaatcaTCAATTTCCTTCTGTCATTGTGCACCTCATCAGTGCTTTGGTTTCGATTACTGCTGTTAAAATCACCAGCATTTCCAAGGACACCTATCTAATAACATAATATCATCTAATTTAATGATGTTTGAAACTAAATGAACAGAAGTTCGATATGCAGTGTATATAAACTTTTGTATGAAACACCTCAACTGCAAATGCTGTATGCCTAACCACATCATGCAGTTTAAATAAACTTCAAAGAATAACCATATTGTGCTCAGTCACTTCAAAACCATTCTACAAGGAAGTGATACTTGATAAGTAGCCAACCTCGAGTTTGCAGTATGCACAAGTCCTGTATGATTAAATGAACAAGCAGATGTGGCTAAGAAATTCAGTGTAAGAGCTAGAAGAGTAAATGaattgttggaatcccaatgttgttttggtgtgattaacaagttaagttaggttctgcgttgtttctaatcttgtgtctaagtgtgcaggagcttaggagcacgggtactcgagcggaagacgcagctagcgagaagaatgacacgctgtgcgtccgagggacgaggtgctgcggaagagtacaccggcggacgagaaggaagtgcgcgcggtggttccgaggtacgaaagccggagcggaagattgctcggggagcaagagacgcagctagcgcgaaggtcggcacggggtgcgaccgagggacgaagtctgcggatgagtacgctggtggacgagaagggacacgcggtaattccgagggacgagaagccggagggaagcacgctcgagaagaccggaagatgggttcgggtgagccctattccggatgtcagagatcacctaagcaagcggagccggagcagaaagacccggaccagaggcgagctgaaccagagaagagagcacggaccaaaagtcaactgggttgacttttggctccggggcgcccggaactatccggggcgcccggagctgtccggggcgcccggaagggactttttcacaggatcgagctttgactcgatccaaccgttgggggataaattttatccccgccCGAAACCCATCCAGttgccctgaccaaggctataaatatagtcttggtccagaagcttttcaacaatcacgatcattctatttccaaacacttgtatgctttagttgtagttaagcttctgttttctgtgcctaaacgttgtaagaggcttctccgcctgaaggagtttttgagcttaattttccttggattaacaacctccttggttgtaaccaagtaaacatctggtgcctcgtcttttcttttatgcttttatttatctgcttaattcattttacaagtgttagcttaatcgttcgaggaagggttgtctgtttttatttgacaggttatttaccaaccctcctagccggcccaacggtcctacatgaATATCATAAGAATGAACATGGAGAATAAGCTAGGAACAGCAATAACCATGGTTGTGCTAGCCAGTTTAGTTTAGTTTGGAACAGAAATTATAAGATCTGAGAATTCCCTAGATAGCTTCAACTAAGTTTGAAAGATTGTAAGTTAGCATGCATTATAGATATGTTAAGCATTAGGTTCATCGAGGTCTATGCTGTCTTTTTCTGCAATTTCATGTTAGTGTATTTTGGCAGCAACAAGAATTGTGAATTTGGACGACATTTCTCTCTTGTGTTGAGGTCAACAATGAGGTAGTAAGATAGTAGAAGTCGGAAACACATAAGTTTAAACggtataaaaaaaacaaaatataaaataagtGTGATAACCAGGATGATTTGTCGCTGGATCATAGTTCCGGGATTTTAAAAATCAACTAAAATATGAAATAAGTGTGTtatagaaatttaaaaattaggtatgtttttttttaaaactttcataattaaaagtttttttttttttgataatttaagtCTCATAAATGTTTCAAAATGTTCCAATGTAACATGTTCTAGCCAGATTTGAATCTTTTGACAAGGGACTGGAGTCTGTCTCATTTCTTATCCTCGCATTACAATCCGGGCTCTGATGAATTTGAGAAATTAATTGCTGCATATCCATTTCCTTACCATCTTCCACGTGTCGGCATAAAGTCACCGACGTGGAAAACaggtgcccaaagctgactgctCCGATCAAATCTAGCTTAGATTACGCCGATCCACTTTATCCGTCAACGTATCTAGAGGAGCATTGGATGTCGATGTGGTCCAATGAAGGGACAGATTGCCATATCCCCAAGTTATGTAATTGGATTTCCAATATCCGTTAGGAGCCGGCTCAATTTCTCATTATTCATCCAATAATTTCGAAAGGCGAGATCGAACACTCTGGGTTCCTGCTCAGACTCTCTCTCCCacactttcctcctctcctcatGGCTGCCCCCAGATTGATCTGCTTTTCCAGCCACTTCAAGGCTTCCTCTCTTACTCAGCCCTTGTTTGATCTCCGGCTTCAAACTGGAGTTTTCAAGGTTGAATTTTGGTTCTGGGTGTGTGTTAGCCTGTTAGGGTTCTTCCCTACCAGCTCTTTGTTAGGTTAATTTCTTTGAGAGAGGAATGATTCTTCCTTAGGTTTCTGTTTTCTGTTTCCTGTAAGATAGAAATGCTGTTTGAATGGACTATCTCCTGCTCTTCCTTATCTTCCATGTTtcagttaaatttttagctttaaAGTTGAACTTTTGGAATCTTAGTTGATGTTCATATTGTTTTTTGGGTGTGGTTGTTGATCTCATTATTTAGGAATGTgttcttttttgaaaaaataaaataacagagATACTAATTGCTGAAGCTTTGAATGTATTTGATGAGTGAATGAATGACTGATTGGTTGCAGCCAAGAAGAAGGTTATATGTTTGTGCATCGTTGCTATCGGACTCCGGGGAGTACTACTCGCAGCGGCCTCCGACCCCACTGCTGGACACTGTCAACTATCCGATCCATATGAAGAATCTCTCTGCCAAGGTTAACCGATAATACAAAGGATGAAGTGCCACTCATGTGTTCTGTGAAATGCCCCTATTGGTTTCTGATTCTATTCTGTTATTCTTTTCGATGCAGGAGCTCAAACAGCTCGCAGATGAGCTCCGTTCCGATGTCATCTTCCATGTCTCGAGGACGGGAGGTCATCTTGGTTCGAGCCTTGGAGTCGTTGAGCTCACAGTTGCTCTGCATTTTGTGTTCAATGCTCCCCAAGACAAGATACTTTGGGATGTGGGGCACCAGGTTTCTAAAATCCCTGTATCGACTTTTTTCATTATAAGTCAATGAAAATTGCAATCTTATTTGAGTGGTTTTGGTTTGGAAACTATTTTGCAGTCATACCCACACAAGATACTGACAGGAAGGCGCGACAAGATGCCTACATTGAGGCAAACAAATGGGCTATCTGGGTTCACGAAGCGCTCTGAAAGCGATTATGATAGCTTCGGAACCGGTCATAGTTCCACCACTATATCAGCTGCGCTTGGTATGCTCCGTATTCAGTATACTAATTAAGGCCAAGATCATTAACATAGTTGTGCCAATTTATGTTTGATTTCAAGGGATGGCTGTTGGGAGGGATCTGAAGGGCAAGAAGAATCATGTCGTAGCAGTGATTGGAGATGGGGCCATGACCGCAGGACAAGCATATGAAGCTTTGAACAATGCCGGTTATCTTGACTCTAACATGATTGTCATTCTCAATGACAATAAGCAGGTCTCTTTGCCCACAGCCAGTCTCGACGGGCCTATTCCACCTGTTGGAGCTTTAAGCAGCGCCCTCAGTCGATTGCAATCTAGCAGACCACTACGAGAACTGAGGGAGGTTGCCAAGGTTAGAATGAAGAATCTAAAAATAATGTGTGTGAATGATCAAACATTTAGACCCTTGTTCTTGTTATTTTCATGAGTTTTAATTGTATGGTTGGAATTATTTAGGGAGTTTCAAAGCAAATTGGTGGATCAATGCATGAACTTGCAGCAAAAGTCGATGAATACGCACGAGGAATGATCAGTGGTTCGGGGTCAACTTTGTTTGAAGAACTTGGTCTATACTACATTGGCCCGGTTGACGGCCACAATGTGGATGATCTTGTTACCATACTTGAGGAGGTTAAGGAGACCAAGACTACAGGTCCAGTTCTTATACATGTCGTAACAGAAAAGGGACGAGGGTATCCCTAC
This window of the Zingiber officinale cultivar Zhangliang chromosome 3B, Zo_v1.1, whole genome shotgun sequence genome carries:
- the LOC122055806 gene encoding phospholipase A1 PLIP1, chloroplastic-like, producing the protein MMTRAAVGIRVPCPEMAAEGMAGRMRRTQSSPQLRCSLAVVRSTASPTASLKSGMSVGALFPFGGIISNRIRSFMFEAEEEEESASAGELRLVEEIEADAGTEIRQRANWVSRILELRRRWRDRQRRQQQPSDAKGEDEVEREVAGEEDGYCGVSYDDMSPEEANGNQGEWDRESFARLLQPAAWSDTMLFSQLAFLCTKAYKIADIKVEELRAWYGLEFVTSSLETKSAAAIRAKLEVDSTRPPPSSPVASSLAYEVAASAASYVHSGAKVNVPLAGGSGVVGSCFPSESCSDAGTTNIRSYKNPEVAACVAASTMTAVVAAEAAVRQEAAKDLRSLHSSPCEWFVCDEARSRTRCFVIQGSDSLASWQANLFFEPTKFERMDVLVHRGIYEAAKGIYEQFLPEVAEHLRRYGDGARFRFTGHSLGGSLCILVAFMLLARGNVERRHLHPVVTFGTPSVFCGGERVLQALGLDDGFVLSVMMHLDIVPRAFSCDYPDQVAQLLKRLNGAFRSHPCLNNQKVLYSPLGRTYILQPDDQSSPYHPLLPQDSALYVFDGKHTGKEEGPSQAAAASASALRAFINSPHPLETLSDPRAYGSEGTILRDHDSSNYARAIAGLIRRHNKHLRRRSRKQRLEQWWPLLTSAAAGSCAGHQNPILQKPAQLVPNEVAITTTKGF
- the LOC122055809 gene encoding 1-deoxy-D-xylulose-5-phosphate synthase 1, chloroplastic-like; translation: MAAPRLICFSSHFKASSLTQPLFDLRLQTGVFKPRRRLYVCASLLSDSGEYYSQRPPTPLLDTVNYPIHMKNLSAKELKQLADELRSDVIFHVSRTGGHLGSSLGVVELTVALHFVFNAPQDKILWDVGHQSYPHKILTGRRDKMPTLRQTNGLSGFTKRSESDYDSFGTGHSSTTISAALGMAVGRDLKGKKNHVVAVIGDGAMTAGQAYEALNNAGYLDSNMIVILNDNKQVSLPTASLDGPIPPVGALSSALSRLQSSRPLRELREVAKGVSKQIGGSMHELAAKVDEYARGMISGSGSTLFEELGLYYIGPVDGHNVDDLVTILEEVKETKTTGPVLIHVVTEKGRGYPYAERAADKYHGVGKFDPATGQQFKSSSQTQSFTNYFADALIAEAEADRNIVAIHAAMGGGTGLNYFLRRFPTRCFDVGIAEQHAVTFAAGLACEGLKPFCAIYSSFLQRAYDQVVHDVDLQKLPVRFAMDRAGLVGADGPTHCGAFDVTYMACLPNMIVMAPSDEAELFHMVATAAAIDDRPSCLRYPRGNGIGVPLPAGNKGVPLEIGKGRIMIEGERVALLGYGAAVQSCLAAASIIEQHGLRVTVADARFCKPLDHALIQNLAKHHEVLITVEEGSIGGFGSHVAQFMALNGLLDSTIKWRPLVLPDRYIDHGAPMDQLAEAGLTPSHIAATVFNILGQTREALEIMS